The genomic stretch GGTGAAACGCTATAATCCAACCAGACAAATATAACACTCAGCCACAACTACACCATCAACCACATATGCAAGCATCCTCACTACAATGTTTAACCTTGTTCTTACTCTTTTCCTTACCTATCACCATCCCCCAATCTTCTTCTCTTGcacccctgccctcctctctccctttcacagGCGAGTGAGCAGGACATTCTCAAGTACGTTGTTAAGTGGGGCGAGCAGCAGCTTATTAAGAGGATGGCAGACAGGGGTAAGATAATACACTCCATAATTACCCTCAGAGCAGGCCCCCTAATGGCTCTGGGAAAATACACTCTAAAAGGCTATAAAAGAAGCCAAGTTTTATCCTTAAAATGGGAGACTCTGAAGCACCTCAGTTGTAgattgcagtattttgtttttgtgtaGCTCTGAACCCGACTGAAAATACTGTATCATAAAACAATAAttagtgtagtgtgtatgttgGCCGTCCTAACCATAGAATGAATTACAAACTGTGTGTTTTTTGCGTCTGGTTTCTTTTCCCAGAGCCCAACGTGCTGAGTGGGACGGCCCACAGTGTGAACAAGCggggggtgaagaggagggaCCTGGATGTGGAAGAACTGAAGGAGATCCTGTCCCCGCTGCTGCCCTTCATCCGCACCGAGCACATCCTCCCTGCCAACAGCGACATCCTCTCTGACGCGGTCAGTAGTCATGGATGATTCATCATATGTTGGCTTCAATACAGTTTCTGCTGTCAATACATAAAGTGCAATCAATCTATCTATCATGTTGACTGACCTGTCCCTCTAGGTGTGTTCTTTTGTGTTCTCTTTAAAtcacccccctcctcttcccgtCCACAGACGAAGAGGGGTCTGATCAGCACCCCTCCCTCGGACATGCTGCCCACGACAGATGGGGGCAAGGCCAATTCTTGGTTGCGACAGAAGAACGCTGGCATCTACGTGCGGCCCCGCCTCTTCTCTCCCTATGTAGAGGAAGCCAAGGTAAGACACTCAGCATCGAGGGGTTAATGACGATTAGCAGTGCAGGTTTTCTCTGTTCGATCTCATCTCTGAGGGTTTGGGTCAGGCCAAGGTCGTACAGACTcctaacccgtctcctcctcccctcagtcTGTGCTGGATGAGATGATGGTGGAACAGACAGATCTGGTGCGTCTGCGTTTGGTGCGCATGTCCAACGTGCCTGACACCCTCTACATGGTCAACAACGCCGTGCCACAGTGCTGTCACATGATCAACCATCAGCAGATGGCCAACAACCAGTCCACCGTCCCGTCCGTGGTAGCCAATGAGATCCCAGGTTAAAGGAGAAGACTGGTGCCAATAAGGAAGCCATTTTGTATAACATATTAGTAACATTGACATGGTCCACtaatcctctgtgtgtgtgtgtcctgtcagtACCCAGACTGGCGGTGGTGAAGGAGATGATCCGGAGGCTACAGGAGCTGAGGCACACAGACCAGGTCCAGAGGGCCTACGCCCTCAACTGTGGCGAGGGGGCCACTGTCAGCTATGAGCTGCAGCTGCGTGTGCTGAGGGAGTTTGGCCTGGCGGACGGGGCTACTGAGCTACTGCAGGTGAGGGGAAAGGTACAGGGAGGACCAGGTCTGAGAAAGTAACCAGGCTATAGACTGATAGACTTGGTGTACTATGCTGATGACTTGTATGCATTGTAGTTGTAGACCATTTAGATACCAATGCAAAATCTTTTGTTTATTCTCAGAACCCCTTCAAGTTCTTCCCAGAGGAGCGTTTTGGAGACGAGAGTCCGGTTCTGGCCCTGCGCCAGGCAGGACGTTGTCGAGTCAACAGCAGCCCAGCGATGGACAGCATGTTCTCAGACCTGGAGGGCCTGGCTGGGTTTCACCCCCCGctgcctccccctccacccccataCCACCCCCCTGCCACCCCCAGCCATGCCCAGCTGAAGGGGGCATGGAGGCCCTGTGTGCCCATCCCACCCCCCACCCGCTCCTTCTCCTACCCCTGTAACCGCACCCAGCTCCACGCCTCAGCCAAGCATGGTAGCCCTGACTACCCCTCTGCCCCCAGGCCTCCACCTCCAGACTGCACCAATCCCCAGGCCATGGGTCGAGCCCTGCTCGCAGAACCACAGGTGAAGGTCCACATGTCATGCTGTGTGGATTGCATTTGGTCAGTGTAGCTGTAGAAGTGTATTGTGCTGTGGTCTTGTATAGCTCTAACtagctgtgtttgtgtgcttCTTTTTGTTTCTCCAGCTGAGCATGGAGCCTGTGATGAGGGAGTTCATGCCTGACATCGCTCTGGGCGTCTCTGTCATGACCCTGAGGGAGCACCGTATGGGGAACAGGGACGGTCACAACCCTCCCCCTCATGGCCCCACCCCGACCCCACACCTCCCCCCCGGACCCTGTCCCTCAACTCGCCTCAGCCATGGCCACACTCACTCCTGTAAGAGGCACGCTCCAGAGCCAAAGCTGGAGGCCCAGGCAGAGTTCCCTGACCTCTACGACTTCTCCTGCCGACCAGCCACCCCGACCTCCAGCCACCCCCTGGCTCCTCCCTTCGCAGGGCCAGACCTCTACAGCCACAGCCCCTCcagcagcctccctccctcctacgtGTCTGACACCCAGGGATGGACAGCTGAGACACGCTCTGACCCCCTGCGCTTGGACGTGCTGGGCCTGCCCCCTCAACGGCAGAATGGAGCTCTGGCTAATCCCTCTGGTTCCCATGCCAAGGCAGGACATGTCCCCAGAGGACAATCAAACAATGAGACTGACCTCACTCACGGACTTGGCCACTTGTGGGGCTCCGCTAGTCGAAACCTAGAAGGGTATGAGGAGAGGCCGTCGGCCCACAGTGAACCCCAGGAGGAGATGGGGGTTACTGGCGAGTCCACAGGGTCAGGGGCCCAGCAGCCTCATAGAAATAGTGTTAGCGAGGAGGCTAACAGAGACCGCAGGTCGCCTAACAAGCCTGACTACCCTTACAAGAAGTCAGCACTTTAACCCCTGGAGAGGAGTGGGGGTTGAGTTGTCTAAAGGGAAAGGTGGGGAAAATGACCTCCAGTCATGGACATCAGAGCACTAATGAGTGTGTGAAGGGTTGGCTAATGATTTCTATTTATAGATTGTGTGTGTAAATATCCCACCTCCTCCAGCCCTCCCGTTATGACATAGTGCTGTCTTCACCTCACGTCTCCTCTGATTGTTACAGACTAGCGGCATCTAGTCTGTAGGTTAGAGAAACAGCAGTGACTGTAGTGTTTCAGTCTGACTTTTGAATTGAAGCTTGCCGAAGCCAACCTCAGTGCTGCAGTTTTACAATATCATTCCAGCAGTACTCTTTAGGAGGAGTTTTGCCTATTTTCCTTGAGCCTTGTTGCACACAGAGGTTTGTTGTAACCTCTTAGATGTGGGAGTCAGGAATAAAGATCATATCATTACGATCATAACAACGATGTGTTATGATCATAACAATTGTGTAATATAGCTGAAATATGTGCTGAGGACATGTGATATACATAAGGACTGTAGTCATCAGCATATACTTTACCTGGGAGATATATACATAGGATCAAAGTATAAACTAGTGAACACCAGCACGTAGCTCCAAACAGAGTTATCTTCATGATAAAGTTATGTAAAAACATGTCTGTATTTTCTTGCTCTTCTCATTTGTATTTCCTCTCTTCCTGTAGCATTCCTCCAGTACGTACCTCACCTGATTAGTTACATTTGATTTCCCCTTCCTGGTGATGAGTACTAGGCTCTGGCTGGTTCGGATCAGGCAGGAAGTGGATCAGACGGGGAGTAGGTCTGTGGAGGCTGTCATTGTTCTCTCTGGATACCGCTGTTGTCTTCTGGGTTATTGTTTGTGTCCAGAACTCACCAGTGCTGCTTCTGCACAGTCTCTGGCTTTTATATTCTCACAAAAACATGAGCCTAGGGTTTTCAGAATGAGACAGGAGGGTGAGGGCATAGGTTGATGACTGAGGTACACTGGGAAAGATAAGGGTGCCATGGCAACTGTTGTACAGTGGTGTGTGATTGAACGCGCTTGTCAGGAGATGTTTGTATTCAGCAGAACGTGTGTGTGGTTTCGTACTCCCAGGCAACTGTTTAAACAGTATCAGTACTGTAGACTCAGTATCCATCTTTAATCAGGTCTGTATTTACATATCAACATGAGGCTCTGAGATGATTAACCAGTGACCGACCATAGAATGGTATGGCCAATATGCTTGAAACCACCTTGCTCTTTCAATGGAATTAACAATTAGAAGCCATAATCCACATTTTGAAGTGACCAAACGGAATTCATCACAAGCGTGATGCCACTACTGGCTCTCCTAGTTGTCAGTGTGACTCTTCTGTACAACCTCTACACACACTCCATTCCAATGTACTCTGTCTAATGTTCATTTTGGTTGTTCTATGTGACCACCATCACGCCACCTTTTGGCCAATCCTGGACCTGCAAAgacatattttctctctctctctctctctctctctctctctctctctctctctctctctctctctctctctctctctctctctctctctctctctctctctctctctctctctctctctctctctctctctctctctctctcgagatTATGGCATACTGAATGAGAGCTATCGGGCCTGTTGCTACAGAAACCAAAGACACATCAGAGCCTGTAAGATCACCCACACCTGTCTCTCCTATGACAAACTGACAAACCCATGATACATAAAGATACAACATTGCACTGTAGGAACAATCCATTTCACATGGGAGCAGGGGGGAATATGAACAAATGAATTTAGAACAAAAGGGATCCAGAACACCTAAATCATTCTTTAGTAAATAAAATTGTATGGCCTCCATCACCTGCATTCTACCATTCAGAAATCCTGAGCATTgcctgtaaataataatttgataTACTGTACAACAGAAATCCTTGTTATTACATCTTAGTGGATTTATATGAATTATTCAGCTGTTTTGTAGCTGTGGAGGACTACAGTGTGAAGTTGTTTAGAACCACATTTCACCTAGAAAGAATAAtcttaaatgttttgttttatggAAATGGTTTAATATTGTTATTGGTGAGAATACCATGATGTGTAGAttgtatacattttatttttaaatctagCACAGGATTTTTAAATTAGCGCAGGAACATGTAGATGATATGTAGATATTCACTCTGCAGTAGTAATGAAGTTGCAGGGCAGAAACATGTTTTtgttccatccagtttgctttgggaaaaaaaacattctaaACTTCAGATTCCTCATGTTCATGTTGGTTAGTTGCTTTATTTTCCAGGACAGTGTTCCCTTTGAATAAAAAGCCTTCTCTTTTTGCTGTCAGTGCCTTCCCCTGCCACAAACTGGGCTTTTGTTGAAGTGACTGATATCCTATGCAAGGCTTTTCTACAAGCTTACCAACCTGCATCAAATAGTCCTTTGCAAAACTCATATAGCTAATTATTTGTTTACATTGTGGGTTTTTTGGTACATTTTGAAATTGAACCCTCTGGAACTGTGATTGGTTATTTGTTGAGAATTTTATAATTGAACGGGTACTTTGTACTCGTTTGATCTATATAAACACTTCTGTAGATTCCTGTACTAAGTTGTATTTAGTTTCACTGGTTCTATTTTTCTACTGTTACCTTAAAAGGTGCATAACAGTGATGAACTTGGGCATCTTTGAAATAAACTGCTTTAATATAATTCTAGACTGTGTTAAGTCATTGAGTTCAACCTAGAATAACAATGAGTCAGGCATCTAAGAAGTACTTTCCGGTTCAAGAAGCAGTGCTACTTTGCgggggtcgtgttttggaggatgcatggctctcgaccttcgtttctcccgagtccgtacaggagttgcagcgatgggacaagactaactaccaagtggatatcacaaaattggggagaaaaagggctaaaaaaaaaaaaaaccttttttttttaagaagTACCTTCTGGTATTTGGAGGACAAGTAGCCACGTAATCACGTCACGGAGTATGCTGGATGAACTATTCAAATGTTTAATTAACAGGAATGCTAGTGACAACATGAAATGGTCACATACTGGATCTGTTTCAATATGAATGGCAGTGCATCCTCATCAGGTGTCACATTATTATGAAATTCTAATGACAACTAAGACATAATTGACCAAATAACAGTAAGTCCATGACTAAAATGACTAGATTCCATCAGCATCTCTCCAAGCCTGCTAACAACATGCTACTTCAGCTTCTCATGAGACATGGAACGCCATTTGAAATCCATGGAGAGCCATTCGAGAACAACTTTTTTGGCAAAACTTTCAACTTCATAAACCTCAGTAACAGCATATTTTATAGCAGCACTGTTATTTAAAACAGAAGGTGTTTGGtggacagaactgttttgctatGAACCCAAAGTAACATCACAAAATTGCACAAGTAAACAACAGGACACCGTGGGGCAGAATGACATCAGCTGTTCATCTGTTGCCTCTTCTTCATCAGCTCCCCAAAGAATTGGTGGATGGCTTCTGCTGTGATGacctgagagggagaggggaggagtggttCAATGGGGATGAGGTGAACGACCAAAGTAGTAGATCTGCAGTACTTGTTTTGCTTTTCAGCTACTGTTGGGCCCAAGCAAATCAAGTATATACATTCAATCATTCAGTGCTGACGTGTCAAGTAACCTGCAGTATGGACTGCTGCTCATAGATTTTGGTTTCTTATGCTGTGTTTATGTGCTCTCAGAATTATTGGAAATATTCTGGAACTATCACCAGACATTTTGTCCTCAGTAAACAATAAACATACAGCACCTCACCTTTCCTTCATCAGCAATCTGCTGTAGGAAAGCCATCAGTTCAGTCTCCTTCTCAATTAACTCAGAGATAGAAGAAACAACATTTTACTTTCATCAAATGGTATAAACCCTGTGTTAGGTTACATCTACAGTTAATAGCTGCCAAACAAATAAATGAAAAAGATGGTCCCCATCCTTAAGTTAAACAATCTCCAGTTGCTGAATGCTGTCCAGAGTACTCAACCGTCTGCTTATGCCAGGCCTGAGACTAGCAGTTCCTTGCTTTATAGTGCCTCAGTTCTCACAGGCCAGGACAGTGTCTGACTCATCCAGTAGGCCCTCCGAGCAGAAATGACAACACATATTCAATGGAAACAGCTCTCTACCTTTATCCAATCCAAAGGGCTGAGACAACAATGAAACGGTTAGCTACAGCAATCTGTTCCACATCAAATAGCTAAAAACAACAGTGGCTGCACTGTGCTTTGAATAAATCATGGCAAAACACAATCTCAAGAGAGAAGCATCTTTACTGGCCCACCTTGCAACTGACGCAGGTGCACAGCTGGACTCTCCAGTGGTTAGGCTAGAACACAGCCCCTTCCCTCTCCAAGCCGTGGGCCTTCAGCTTCCTCAGCCTGCAGTACACAATATTGACCTGGCTCTTCACAGGAAGACCTGCGTTACCTTTCCCGCTGCGCCTCCAGACCGTAGTCGGGACGGCTCAGGGGAGCCTTTACTTGCTAGCTCCAGGACCAGAGCAATTTACAGATGTTCTGGGGTAATTCCCACATTTGGGGATCTTATCCGCTGCTAATGACTAGTTAGTCTGGAATGCCACTGAAGTAGTTAACTGGAAATCATTGgaggtagtaatatagtagtggGCTAACGGAGCAAAAAGATCATTGCTCATAGTTCGGTTACATCCGTCACACACAATTGCATTCAAAACCGAAAGTAAACTTACTACGTTAACCATAATCAGTGTTTTAAAGCTATACCCCTACTTTACCAACACGTCATCTCCTGGTGAGTCCGTTTACAGGCAGCCCTCCCATTCATAGCCTGTTTCTAGACAAAAGACAGCAAGGGAGATAAcatcagtggtgggaaaagtacccattgtcatacttgagtaaaagtaaagataccttaatagaaaatgactcaaagtGAAAGTTGCCCAGTACgctcctacttgagtaaaagtcccaaattatttggttttaaatctacttatcaaaagtaaaagtatatatTATTTCAAATGCCTTGTCTTAATCAAACCActtggcaccattttcttgttttttaaatttacagagccaggggcacgctccaacactcataatttacaaatgaggcaagtgtttagtgagtccgccagatcagaggcagtagggatgaccaaggatgttctcttgatacgtgtgtgaattagacaattttcttgtcctgctaagcattcaaaatgtaacgagtacttttgggtgtcagagtaaaaatgtatggagtaaacagtacataattttctttaggaatgtagtgaagtaaaagtagtcaaaaatataaatagtaaagtacagatacccccccaaaaaacataagtagtactttaaagtacttttactcaggtactttacaccactggataaCATGCATTACGTCTTAGGCTTTTCAGGATTGTGTTTATTTCGACACTGGTGACACACATAAGCTCTCTAAAAGGAGTTGACACGATGAGAGGGTGGGCTGATGAAATCAGTCCTGTTTACAGTAAGCGGAGCTGTGAAGCCTGGCCAAGCTAGTCCCCAGAGCAGAGGAATCTGTGCACCATGGATAATTTCTCCCCTAACTACCCAGAGTAGAGGGCAGCGAGGCAGGCAGCAAACAGGAATAGGAGTCCACTGTCTGCATCCTCCCAATACATTACTCTCCAGCGCCATCTGCTTGGAGTCAGGTGACCTGCACTGCAAATTACGTAGCAAATAGCGGAGTGGATGACTCTTGAATAATGCATGAATTGGTTTAGCAGGCAGTGTTAACCAAATGTCTGCTTATGTATATATGTGCTTATTTCGGCCTTCAATGGAAGGCAGCAGTACAATACAGAGAATCTCAAAATTCCTCTCCTCACTGccccaaaaaatgtataataTGGTCCCCATCCTTACAATCTCCAGTTGCTGCACGGGGTACACAGTACTCAGGCCTGACATGAGCAGACTGTTGAGACTAGCAGTTCCTTGCTAATTGGGTGGTGCGGATGTCCCAGCGCATCACTGGGGGTGAGCTCCCAGTCATCCAGGACGTACATGCCAGGCGGTACATGCCAGGCGGTGTCTGAGAAAGGGATGAACATTttccaaggttgccaggtgcacggtgtagcctccgacacattggtgcggctggcttccgggttggatacgcGCTGTATCCAACCAGCTGgatggaggacgcatgacattcagccttcgtctctcccgagcccgtacgggagttgtagcaatgagacaagatagtagctactacaacaattggataccacgaaaaaggggtaaaattaaaaaaaaaaatatatatatatataatatcttatgcttcaccgagttggacatggataacatacagctggctggagTTTCGCTCCACctgcaagatagaacagctgcctccggtaagacagaCCGGAGGCAGCTgtcggtctgtgtctatttgtcaataacagctggtgcacaaaatcgaatattaaggaagtcttgaggttttgctcgcctgaggtggaGTATCTCATGAttagctgtagaccacactatttaccaagaaagttgtcatctatatttttcgtagctgtctatttaccaccacaaaccaatgctggcactaagaccgcactcgaGCTATAcatggccataagcaaacaagaaaatgctcatccagaagcagcaCTCCTAATGGCCGGTgactttaatacagggaaacttaaatccattttaccagcATGCTCTGGGATTcttcaatggcattgaggagtataccacatcagtaacaggcttcatcaataagtgcatcgatgacatcctCCCCACAgtaaccgtacgtacataccccaataAGAAGCcacggattacaggcaacatccgcactgagctaaagggtagagctgccgcgtTCAAGGAGCAGGATTTTAACCCGGACgctaagaaatcctgctatgccctccgatgaaccatcaaacaggcaaagtgtcaatacaggactaagattgcatcctactacactggcttcGAAACtagtcagatgtggcagggcttgcaaactattacggactacaaagggaagcacagccgcaagctgcccagtgatacgagtctaccagacgagctaaattacttctatgcgtGCTTTGAGGCAAGCAGCACAGAATcatgtatgagagcaccagctgttccggatgactgtcatcacgctctccatagccgatgtaagacctttaaacaggttaacattcacaaggttgcagggccagacagattaccaggacaggtactccgagcatgcgttgaccaactggcaaatgtcttcgctgacattttcaatctgttCCTCACAAGAGTCTggaataccaacatgtttcaagcagaccatcatagtccctgtgctcaagaacaccaaggtaacctgcttaaatgacaaccgacccgtagcactcatgtctgtagctataaagtgctttgaaaggctggtcatggctcacatcaacaccattatcccagaaaccctagacccactaccatttgcataccgcccaaacagatccacagatgatgcaatctctattgcagtccaaacggccctttcccacctggacaaaaggaacatctacgTGAGAACTATTAATTTACTACAGCCCAACGTTCAACctcatagtgccctcaaaactcattactaagctaaggaccctgggactaaacacctccctctgcaactggattctggacttcctaacgggtggcgcccaggtggtaagggtaggtaacaacacatctgccatgctgatcctcaacacaggggcccctcaggggtgcgtgctcagtcccctcctgtactccctgttcactcatggccAAGCACAACACCAACACTAGCcaccctacactggcttcctgttaaggcaagggcagatttcaaggttttactgctaacctacaaagcattacatgggcttgctcctacccatctttccgatttggtcctgccgtacatacctacacgtacgctacagtcacaagatgcaggcctcctaattgtccctagaatttctgagcaaacagctggaggcagggctttctcctatagagctccatttttatggaatggtctgcctacccatgtgagagacgcagactcggtctcaacctttaagtctttactgtagactcatctcttcagtgggtcatatgatttagtgtagtctggcccaggagtgtgaaggtgaacggaaaggctttggagcaacaaaccgcccttgctgtctctgcctggccggttcccctctctccactgggattctctccctctaaccctattataggggctgagtcactggtttactggtgctcttccatgccgtccctaggaagggtgcgtcacttgagtgggatgagtcactgacgtgatcttcctgtctgggttggcgcccccccttgggttgtgccgtggcggagatctttgtgggctatactcggccttgtctcaggaaggtgagttggtggttgaagatatccctctagtggtgtgggggctgtgctttggcaaagtgggttgggttatatcctgcctgtttggccctgtccaggggtatcatcggatagggccagtgtctcctgaccccacctgtctcagcctccagtatttatgctgcagtagtttgtgtcgggggggctagggtcagtctgttatatctggagtacttctcctgtcttatccggtgtcctgtgtgaatttaattatctctttctttctctctctcagaagacctgagccctaggaccatgcctcaggactacctggcatgatgattccttgctgtcctcagtccacctggctgtgctgctactcatttcaactgctctgcctgcggctatggaaccctgacctgttcactggacgtgctacctgtcccagacctgctgttttcaactctctagagacagcaggagcggtagagatactcttaatgatcggctatgaaaagccaactgacatttactcctgaggtgctaacttgttgcaccctcgacaactactgtgattattattatttgaccatgctggtcatttgaacatcttggccatgttctgttataatctccacccgtcacagccagaagaggactggccacccctcatagcccggttcctctctaggtttcttcctaggttttggcctttctagggagtttttcctagccactgtgcttctacacctgcattgcttgctgtttggggttttaggctgggtttctgtacagcactatgagatatcagctgatgtaagaagggctatataaatacattttatttgaaaatttgatttaattaagtttgcagatgacataacagtggtaggcctgatcaccaacaacgatgagacaggaggtcagaaacctggcagtgtggtgccaggataacaatctctcccttaacgtgatcaagacaaggGAGATGATCGTggttcattggtgtccacatcaccatggtccaaacacatcaagacagtcatgaagagggcacgacatctattccccctcaggagactgaaaagatttagcatgggtcctcagatcctcaaaaagttctacagctgcaccagtgagagcatcttgactggttgcatcaccgcctggcatGGAAAATGCTCGGGCTCtgatcgcaaggcactacaaagggttgTGCgttcactggggtcaagcttcctgccacccataacctctacaccaggcggtgtgagaggaaggccccccccccccaatttggttgcatttcctttaaattgtttaacttgtcaaatatttcaggtagccttccacaagaattgaattttggcccattcctcctgacagagctggtgtaactgagtcaggtttgtaggcctccttgctcgcacacgctttttcagttctgcccacacattttctataggattgaggtcagtgctttgtgatggccactccaatacattgactttgttgtccttaagccattttgccacaactttggaagtattcttgggttcattgtccatttggaagacctgtttgcaaccaagctttaacttcctgactgatgtcttgagatgttgcttcaatatatccacataattttccttcgtcattatgacatctattttgtgaagtgcaccagtctctcctgcagtagagcacccccacaacaagatgctgccacccccgtgtttcacggttgggatggtgttcttcggcttgcaagcctccccccttttcctccaaacataacgatggtcattatggtcaaacagttctatttttgtttaatcagaccagtggacatttcttcaaaaagtatgatcactgtccccatgtgcagttgcaaaccgtagtctggcctttgctgttgttcttggattgatttgcacctttcgcaccaaagtacgttcatctctaggagacagaatgcgtctccttcctgagcgctatgacggctgcatgtggtaccttcaggcgtttggaaattgctcccaaggatgaaccag from Oncorhynchus clarkii lewisi isolate Uvic-CL-2024 chromosome 25, UVic_Ocla_1.0, whole genome shotgun sequence encodes the following:
- the LOC139383899 gene encoding BTB/POZ domain-containing protein 7-like, whose amino-acid sequence is MGANASSYPHSCSPRTGGNTQTQQTFIGTSSYSQQGYGWESKLYSLEQSHDKPHDRKKKSLGLATLKRRFIKRRKSSRSADHARLMRELLSGWDVRDANALVEEYEGTSSLKELSFHASLARAEAPSLQRDLSALYQHKYCTDLDLIFQDTCFPAHRAVLAARCPFFKTLLSSSPGYGAEVLMDIETAGIDVPMFSALLHYLYTGEFGVGGAEDTRLQNVDVLVQLSEEFGTPNSLEADMRGLFDYMCYYDALLSFSSDAELVEAYSSGGAGGGVATGGGGGLGSTDENLRAHKAVLSARSPFFRNLLQRRIRTGEEMTERTLQTPTRIVLDESIIPRKYVRVILHCMYTDLVELGLVMRGSPSAGSLGEVQVLVAGGRGGASTCTEEAMELYHIALFLEFSMLAQGCEDIVVESLSLDSLVPILKWSSQPYGSKWVYRQALHFLCEEFSQVVTSDVLYELSKEHLLTAIQSDYLQASEQDILKYVVKWGEQQLIKRMADREPNVLSGTAHSVNKRGVKRRDLDVEELKEILSPLLPFIRTEHILPANSDILSDATKRGLISTPPSDMLPTTDGGKANSWLRQKNAGIYVRPRLFSPYVEEAKSVLDEMMVEQTDLVRLRLVRMSNVPDTLYMVNNAVPQCCHMINHQQMANNQSTVPSVVANEIPVPRLAVVKEMIRRLQELRHTDQVQRAYALNCGEGATVSYELQLRVLREFGLADGATELLQNPFKFFPEERFGDESPVLALRQAGRCRVNSSPAMDSMFSDLEGLAGFHPPLPPPPPPYHPPATPSHAQLKGAWRPCVPIPPPTRSFSYPCNRTQLHASAKHGSPDYPSAPRPPPPDCTNPQAMGRALLAEPQLSMEPVMREFMPDIALGVSVMTLREHRMGNRDGHNPPPHGPTPTPHLPPGPCPSTRLSHGHTHSCKRHAPEPKLEAQAEFPDLYDFSCRPATPTSSHPLAPPFAGPDLYSHSPSSSLPPSYVSDTQGWTAETRSDPLRLDVLGLPPQRQNGALANPSGSHAKAGHVPRGQSNNETDLTHGLGHLWGSASRNLEGYEERPSAHSEPQEEMGVTGESTGSGAQQPHRNSVSEEANRDRRSPNKPDYPYKKSAL